One segment of Rickettsiales bacterium Ac37b DNA contains the following:
- the tme gene encoding NADP-dependent malic enzyme: MSRETNPITNKEALDFHSNGKPGKISISPIKPLITQRDLSLAYSPGVAVPCIEIKNDPTKAYDYTAKGNFVAVISNGTAVLGLGNLGALASKPVMEGKAVLFKRFADIDSIDIEVDTTDPEQFVNAIRYLSPSWGGINLEDIKAPECFIIEDKLRELMDIPVFHDDQHGTAIITLAGLMNAVHLTGREFQEIQIVVNGAGAAGIACIELIKAYGVPHDNIILCDTKGVVYEGRTDGMNQWKSAHAVKTEVRTLGEALKGADVFIGLSVKGAVTQDMVRSMNDKPIIFAMANPDPEITPEEIKEVRSDAIIATGRSDYNNQINNVMGFPYIFRGALDVRASTINESMKIAAAESIAALAREHVPDEVFAAYSGKKMLYGPEYIIPVPFDTRLITTVPPAVAQAAMDSGVARLPIQDMMSYKRELGARLNPTANSMNMIYDRVSNNKKRIIFAEGEEEQIIRAALLWRDNGYGTPILIGRERRIREALVNIAANISLEGIEIKNAANCDKVNYYTDFMYKKLQRKGYLHRDCMRLVKNDRNIFAACMLACGDGDALITGLTRGYTTSLEEVSKIIATKAKSMVFAVSVMVAQGRTIFISDTTVNEIPTAEELAHIAVQTAAMARRMGHEPRVALLSFSNFGNPLKERAKRVRDAVEILDKMDLDFEYDGEMSVDVALNPELLKLYPFSRLTKPANILIMPALHSANISSKLLQELGGGAMLGPILTGLEYSVQIIPMGSTVSDILNLAAFAAIAAINEDENKKYKFSD; encoded by the coding sequence ATGAGCAGAGAAACTAACCCTATTACCAATAAAGAAGCATTAGATTTTCATTCTAATGGTAAGCCTGGCAAGATATCTATATCACCTATAAAACCGTTAATTACTCAGCGTGATTTATCTTTGGCATATTCTCCAGGTGTTGCAGTTCCATGCATTGAAATTAAAAATGATCCTACTAAGGCATATGATTATACTGCAAAGGGCAATTTTGTGGCGGTTATTTCTAATGGAACAGCTGTACTGGGGTTAGGAAATTTGGGTGCACTTGCCTCTAAACCAGTTATGGAAGGAAAAGCTGTATTATTTAAAAGATTTGCTGATATTGATTCTATTGACATAGAAGTTGATACTACTGATCCTGAGCAATTTGTGAATGCTATACGTTATTTATCTCCAAGTTGGGGAGGAATTAATTTAGAAGATATAAAAGCGCCAGAGTGCTTTATTATAGAAGATAAATTGCGTGAGTTAATGGATATACCTGTATTTCATGATGATCAACATGGTACGGCTATTATTACTCTAGCAGGATTAATGAACGCTGTACATTTGACTGGTAGGGAATTTCAGGAAATACAAATCGTAGTAAATGGAGCTGGTGCTGCAGGTATTGCATGTATAGAGCTTATTAAAGCTTATGGTGTGCCTCACGATAATATTATTTTATGTGATACGAAAGGTGTAGTATATGAGGGCAGAACAGATGGTATGAATCAATGGAAATCGGCACATGCAGTTAAAACTGAGGTGCGTACTTTAGGAGAAGCATTGAAAGGTGCTGATGTATTTATAGGATTATCTGTAAAAGGTGCGGTTACTCAAGATATGGTTAGAAGTATGAATGATAAACCTATTATTTTTGCTATGGCTAATCCCGATCCTGAAATTACTCCTGAAGAGATAAAAGAGGTACGTAGTGATGCTATCATTGCTACAGGTCGCTCTGATTATAATAATCAAATTAATAATGTTATGGGTTTCCCTTATATATTTAGGGGAGCATTAGATGTTAGAGCTTCTACCATTAACGAATCTATGAAAATTGCAGCTGCTGAGAGTATAGCAGCTCTTGCGAGAGAGCATGTACCAGATGAAGTATTTGCTGCATATTCAGGTAAAAAGATGCTATATGGTCCTGAGTATATAATTCCGGTGCCTTTCGATACAAGATTAATTACAACTGTACCCCCAGCAGTGGCTCAAGCTGCTATGGATAGTGGGGTAGCTAGATTACCCATTCAAGATATGATGAGTTATAAAAGAGAGTTAGGTGCAAGGCTTAATCCTACTGCTAATAGTATGAATATGATTTATGACAGGGTAAGTAATAATAAAAAAAGGATTATTTTTGCAGAAGGTGAAGAAGAGCAAATAATTAGAGCAGCGCTTTTATGGCGTGATAATGGTTATGGCACACCTATATTAATAGGGCGTGAAAGACGTATACGTGAGGCTTTAGTCAATATAGCCGCTAATATTAGTCTTGAAGGTATTGAAATAAAGAATGCAGCAAACTGTGATAAAGTTAATTATTATACAGATTTTATGTATAAAAAATTGCAAAGGAAAGGTTATTTGCATAGAGATTGTATGCGTCTAGTTAAGAATGATCGTAACATTTTTGCTGCCTGTATGCTTGCATGTGGTGATGGTGATGCCTTAATTACTGGTTTAACCAGAGGTTATACCACATCTCTTGAAGAGGTATCAAAAATTATTGCAACAAAGGCTAAATCTATGGTTTTTGCTGTTTCGGTTATGGTGGCTCAAGGTAGGACAATTTTTATATCAGATACAACTGTAAATGAAATTCCAACAGCAGAAGAATTGGCGCATATAGCGGTACAAACTGCAGCTATGGCCCGTCGTATGGGACATGAGCCAAGGGTAGCATTGCTTTCATTCTCAAATTTTGGTAATCCATTAAAAGAACGTGCTAAACGAGTCAGGGATGCTGTAGAAATTTTGGATAAAATGGATTTAGATTTTGAATATGATGGTGAAATGTCTGTTGATGTTGCCCTTAATCCTGAATTGTTAAAGTTATATCCGTTTTCTAGGTTAACTAAACCTGCAAATATACTAATTATGCCTGCTTTACATTCTGCTAATATATCATCGAAGTTATTACAAGAATTAGGTGGAGGGGCAATGCTAGGTCCTATATTAACAGGTTTAGAATATTCGGTACAAATTATACCTATGGGATCAACTGTATCAGATATTTTAAATTTGGCTGCATTTGCTGCCATTGCCGCTATTAATGAGGATGAAAATAAAAAATATAAATTTTCTGACTAA
- the rpsT gene encoding Ribosomal protein S20 has translation MPNHQSAKKAMRHSEKRIKINRARKSKIHTFIKKVETAITDGNKDVAHDLFIKAQSEIMRGVTKGILSLNTASRRISKLSKQVKAIA, from the coding sequence ATGCCAAATCATCAATCAGCTAAGAAAGCTATGCGTCATAGCGAGAAAAGAATAAAAATTAATCGTGCTCGTAAAAGTAAAATACATACTTTTATAAAGAAGGTTGAAACTGCTATTACTGATGGTAATAAAGATGTAGCTCATGATTTATTTATTAAAGCTCAGTCTGAAATTATGCGTGGAGTAACTAAAGGAATTTTAAGTTTAAATACAGCCTCTAGAAGAATTAGTAAATTATCAAAGCAAGTTAAAGCTATAGCTTAA
- a CDS encoding Flavinator of succinate dehydrogenase — MDQNIKKKLLYRSKHRGCKEMDLLLGGFASRNIGSLDSYGIIEYDELLSEDDSDIFNWIIGRQKVPLRLENNKILHLLIEFQTRKRPYI, encoded by the coding sequence ATGGATCAAAACATTAAGAAAAAGCTTCTATATAGAAGCAAGCATAGAGGGTGTAAAGAGATGGATTTATTATTGGGTGGCTTTGCATCCCGTAATATTGGTTCATTAGATAGTTATGGTATTATTGAATATGACGAGTTATTATCTGAAGATGATAGTGATATTTTTAATTGGATAATAGGGCGTCAAAAAGTGCCATTAAGGTTAGAAAATAATAAAATTTTGCATTTATTAATAGAATTTCAAACAAGAAAAAGACCTTATATCTAA
- a CDS encoding preprotein translocase subunit YajC — protein MLSFISCAIAEEANQISASNILQQSNLSSLLPFILIFCIFYFILIRPQVKKQKEHVSMLDSLKKGEKVVTTGGIVGHVSKIEDKIVYIEVAPEIKIKFIKSAISEILDREKDTKVLKEKIKELKEEQQNNS, from the coding sequence ATGTTATCATTTATATCATGTGCTATAGCTGAGGAAGCTAATCAAATATCAGCTTCGAATATATTACAGCAAAGTAATTTATCAAGCTTACTACCGTTTATTTTAATTTTCTGTATTTTCTATTTTATCTTAATACGTCCTCAAGTCAAAAAGCAGAAAGAGCACGTATCTATGCTTGATTCATTGAAAAAAGGTGAAAAGGTGGTGACTACTGGCGGCATTGTCGGGCATGTATCAAAAATAGAAGATAAGATAGTATATATAGAAGTTGCTCCTGAAATTAAAATTAAATTTATAAAATCAGCTATCAGTGAAATTTTAGATCGCGAAAAAGATACTAAGGTATTAAAGGAAAAAATTAAAGAACTCAAAGAAGAGCAACAAAATAATTCATAA
- the groEL gene encoding molecular chaperone GroEL — protein sequence MATAKQVEYSTKARELMLQGVDVVADTVKVTLGPRGRNVVIEKSFGAPEITKDGVKVAKSIDLSNKLQNLGAQFIKSVASKTADIAGDGTTTATVLAQAIAKEGNKYVAAGMNPMDLKRGIDIAVAAVIEEVQKKSKKISSQEEIAQVGTISANGDKEVGVKIAEAMKKVGNEGVITVEENKSLGFDVEFTDGMDFDRGYLSPYFVTNAEKMIVELDNPYILLFDKKLSGLQQMLPLLEAVVQSGRPLLIIAEDVEGEALATLVVNKLRGGLKVAAVKAPGFGDRRKAMLEDIAILTGGQVISDELGIKLESVTLNMLGKAKRISISKENTTIVDGAGNKVDIDARCSQIKAHIEETSSDYDKEKLQERLAKLAGGVAVLKVGGATEVEVKERKDRVDDALNATRAAVQEGIVPGGGITLFYAARVLETLKADNDDIKAGINIVKRALQAPLRQIVHNSGIDGAIVVGKLTESKDDKFGFDAQKLEYVDMIKTGIIDPTKVVRTALQDAASVASLLITTEALIADKPDEGGNKPAAGGMGGAPMGDMDF from the coding sequence ATGGCTACAGCCAAACAAGTTGAATATAGTACAAAAGCACGTGAGTTGATGCTACAAGGGGTAGACGTAGTAGCTGATACTGTAAAAGTTACATTAGGTCCACGTGGTCGTAATGTTGTAATTGAAAAATCTTTTGGTGCACCTGAAATTACTAAAGATGGTGTAAAAGTTGCAAAATCTATTGATCTAAGCAATAAATTACAAAATCTAGGCGCTCAGTTTATTAAATCTGTGGCTAGCAAAACAGCTGATATAGCTGGTGATGGTACTACTACAGCTACTGTACTTGCGCAAGCTATTGCTAAAGAAGGTAATAAATATGTAGCAGCTGGTATGAATCCTATGGATTTAAAGCGTGGTATTGATATAGCTGTTGCAGCTGTTATTGAAGAAGTACAAAAGAAAAGTAAAAAAATCTCTTCACAAGAAGAAATAGCACAAGTCGGAACTATCTCTGCAAATGGTGATAAGGAAGTTGGTGTTAAAATAGCAGAAGCTATGAAAAAAGTTGGTAATGAAGGAGTTATCACTGTTGAAGAAAATAAAAGCTTAGGATTTGATGTAGAATTTACAGATGGTATGGATTTTGATCGTGGTTATCTTTCTCCATATTTTGTAACTAATGCTGAAAAAATGATTGTAGAGCTTGATAATCCTTATATTTTATTATTTGATAAGAAACTTTCTGGTTTACAACAAATGTTGCCTTTACTTGAAGCTGTAGTACAATCTGGACGTCCTTTACTTATTATAGCTGAAGATGTAGAAGGTGAAGCTCTTGCTACTTTAGTTGTAAATAAATTAAGAGGCGGTTTAAAAGTTGCAGCTGTTAAAGCTCCTGGCTTTGGTGATCGTCGTAAAGCGATGTTAGAAGACATAGCTATTTTAACTGGAGGTCAAGTTATTAGTGATGAGCTAGGCATAAAATTAGAGAGTGTAACCTTAAATATGCTTGGGAAAGCTAAACGCATCTCAATTTCAAAAGAAAATACCACGATCGTTGATGGTGCTGGTAATAAAGTTGATATTGATGCTCGTTGCAGTCAAATCAAAGCTCATATCGAGGAAACTTCTTCTGATTATGATAAAGAAAAATTACAAGAGCGTCTTGCTAAATTAGCTGGTGGTGTTGCAGTATTAAAAGTTGGCGGAGCTACTGAAGTTGAAGTAAAAGAACGTAAAGATCGTGTTGATGATGCTTTAAATGCAACAAGAGCTGCTGTACAAGAAGGTATTGTACCAGGTGGTGGTATAACTTTATTCTATGCTGCACGAGTGCTTGAAACATTAAAAGCAGATAATGATGATATTAAAGCTGGTATCAATATTGTAAAACGTGCTTTACAAGCTCCTCTACGTCAAATTGTTCATAATTCTGGTATTGATGGTGCTATTGTAGTTGGTAAACTTACAGAAAGCAAAGATGATAAATTTGGTTTTGATGCACAAAAACTAGAATATGTAGACATGATTAAAACTGGCATTATTGACCCTACAAAGGTTGTACGCACAGCTTTACAAGATGCAGCTTCTGTTGCTTCTTTATTAATTACAACTGAAGCATTAATTGCTGATAAACCAGATGAAGGCGGTAACAAACCTGCTGCTGGTGGAATGGGTGGTGCTCCAATGGGTGATATGGATTTTTAA
- the groES gene encoding molecular chaperone GroES: protein MVSFKPLGDRVAVKVTEQEEKTVGGIIIPDTAKEKPMQAEVVAVGPGTRDDSGKIHPLDVKVGDIIIFGKWAGTEVKIDGTNLLIMKESDIMGIVDSKK from the coding sequence ATGGTGTCATTCAAGCCACTCGGTGACCGTGTTGCAGTAAAAGTTACCGAACAAGAAGAAAAAACTGTTGGTGGTATTATCATCCCAGATACTGCTAAAGAAAAACCAATGCAAGCTGAAGTTGTAGCAGTTGGGCCTGGAACTCGTGATGATTCCGGTAAAATACATCCTTTAGATGTTAAAGTAGGTGATATAATAATTTTTGGAAAATGGGCGGGTACAGAAGTAAAGATTGACGGTACAAACCTACTTATTATGAAAGAATCAGATATTATGGGTATCGTAGATTCTAAAAAATAA
- a CDS encoding flagellar assembly protein FliW, whose translation MKCPASIIEDTNTIHEMLGNNIKFIQSRFGIIKINLDKTILFPTGLPGIIDKKFCLAHLPNKKFEPFKVLQSIENEKLAFIVYPLDNLELIDHNDIIACSKLLSIEIENMVICLITSIYYNSNSTTPKITVNLRAPIIIDLHKYLAVQHIFSHEKYNIQHELLFTPN comes from the coding sequence ATGAAATGTCCTGCATCTATCATCGAAGATACTAATACTATTCATGAAATGTTAGGAAATAATATAAAATTTATCCAGAGTAGATTCGGTATTATTAAAATCAATTTAGATAAGACTATATTATTTCCAACGGGATTACCTGGTATTATCGACAAAAAATTCTGTTTAGCACACTTACCTAACAAAAAATTTGAACCATTTAAAGTACTACAATCTATTGAAAATGAAAAATTAGCATTTATTGTCTATCCTTTAGATAACCTAGAATTAATTGATCATAATGATATTATAGCATGCTCTAAACTCCTTTCTATTGAAATAGAAAATATGGTAATATGTTTAATCACTTCTATATATTATAATAGTAACTCTACTACTCCTAAAATCACAGTAAATTTACGAGCACCTATAATCATAGATTTGCATAAATACTTAGCTGTACAACATATATTTTCCCATGAAAAATATAATATACAACATGAATTACTATTTACGCCTAATTAA
- a CDS encoding flagellar hook-associated protein FlgL: protein MSTDSIGSNFVMQNMIQNFINLQNDYTEKQLAVSSTKHSNNYAQLSDKEQANIFMELQTNISKLSDYTNNNGTIMKKLNTMHKALSNIEKIAQNTKALLTQRESVNAPAMHLEQDIRSNLALIRDNLNISLGNEHLFAGGSTNTTAVGDIINISNIIGDKISANYYIGDNFTLNIQASDSLNIEYGVKANDQAFQTLIGALHTAIKGDQEDDIATRHQASDMLDQATLDINNLVSTLGNQMKNLENIEKTNKDLTFYYNKVINDMVYTDIPSTMIEINNDIAALTSSYSLLNKSSHLSLVDYLK from the coding sequence ATGAGCACAGATTCTATAGGTTCAAATTTTGTAATGCAAAATATGATTCAAAATTTTATTAACCTGCAAAATGATTATACAGAAAAACAATTAGCTGTCAGTAGTACTAAGCACTCTAATAATTATGCGCAATTGTCAGATAAAGAACAAGCTAATATATTCATGGAATTACAAACTAACATAAGCAAATTATCAGATTATACCAATAATAATGGCACTATCATGAAAAAACTTAATACCATGCATAAGGCTTTAAGTAATATAGAAAAGATTGCACAAAATACTAAAGCATTATTAACGCAAAGAGAAAGTGTTAATGCACCAGCTATGCATCTTGAACAAGACATTAGATCCAATTTAGCATTAATTAGAGATAATTTGAATATTTCACTTGGAAATGAACACTTATTTGCCGGAGGTAGCACTAACACTACTGCTGTAGGAGACATAATTAACATTTCCAATATTATTGGTGATAAGATTTCAGCTAATTATTACATTGGAGATAATTTTACTCTTAATATACAAGCTAGTGATTCCTTAAATATTGAATATGGCGTTAAAGCAAATGATCAAGCATTTCAAACTTTAATAGGTGCCCTCCATACTGCTATTAAAGGTGATCAAGAAGATGATATAGCTACCAGACACCAAGCCAGTGATATGCTTGACCAGGCAACTCTAGATATAAACAATCTAGTTTCCACACTTGGCAATCAAATGAAAAATTTGGAAAATATAGAAAAAACCAATAAAGATCTAACTTTCTATTACAATAAAGTTATCAATGATATGGTTTATACAGATATACCTTCTACTATGATTGAAATTAATAATGATATAGCAGCTTTAACCTCAAGTTATAGCTTACTAAATAAATCTTCTCATTTATCTCTTGTAGACTATTTAAAGTAA
- the flgK gene encoding Flagellar hook-associated protein 1, with translation MSSTLINSSLASIDTAKKSLEVISNNIANVNTKNYSKRSVKQEALIISNNVQGVKISGITRDIDQLLMDSVRDEGSSLASLKTLNQYYEQIQLMVGKPDQENTLTATMNQFFSALSSLTTSPNQTSLHLTVVQQGETFANNLSSLAQNLQELRHTADKEIYNSVNSINNILKELAHCNDALNNLNNIGADNTSILEQRDTLLRNLAEHLDIYTYYNKSGAVAVNAAEGKALLDISSYSLNYSPTIAKEAFINNNIMSPVTITATDSNGNRQKNSEPVILVSSGYGELGGQASTVETSIKSGKIKSLLEMRDTIIPKFLDELDNLAYVFAQEYNKIHNDGSSFKAAKELTGTRPLTLNETHKWDGEVMIGLVNNEGLPLEKADTTPLKPLTLNLSHIRSDTIDGEISSKTIIEEINQYFYHKQINNRLELGNLDDIKMVAYNNLSTTPNGQFTFDFELDNNSQLDSSFKVLAVTVTDPGCAGLTSTLPGYSLINAGDIKRTSHPITVDFAGGAGGPYTINVALEVQDANGNSSVANVSFIIDDTPANPDIENSRYVASNVLSGSAQIIPAGTTQGFAYATLVDSEGNEITDNNMPGFLQIKTLGAGYHLSISELTSQELGIIQGTRTNFASNKGFSGFFELNDFFIRNPEMNKNNNHSAVHNSAINLAIRKDIIKTPDLLSVGRLIPTPARMETQLQGYEKAEATLIFNGNPAINDTITINGQTFTFDTISSNNTIEVGATLADTLNNITQILNAENIYTAGTVNNAVYEQEGNNTLRITFKSAGEIGNSFMISANFATITASLNNETSSNMPIGTLLGGSNINQVVEVIPWTYQLSVSTNQTIAELSELKNNRINFLPAGNLTSTTVNFSTYIENIITVNSSYAAKNTNNLKNEEISYKGYLNKLLSGSGVNLDEQLADTIKQVKVYNASSMMIKLSQELDSYLLNLLR, from the coding sequence ATGTCTTCTACTCTAATTAATAGTTCTCTTGCTAGTATTGATACGGCAAAAAAATCTCTAGAAGTCATTTCAAATAATATAGCCAATGTTAATACCAAAAATTATTCGAAACGCTCTGTCAAGCAAGAAGCTTTAATTATATCTAATAACGTCCAAGGAGTAAAAATCTCTGGTATTACTAGAGATATTGATCAACTGTTAATGGATAGTGTAAGAGATGAAGGTTCATCTTTAGCTAGTTTAAAAACTCTTAATCAATATTATGAGCAAATCCAACTTATGGTTGGAAAGCCTGATCAAGAAAATACGCTAACTGCTACAATGAATCAATTTTTTTCGGCATTAAGCTCGTTAACCACTTCACCTAATCAAACTTCGTTACATTTAACTGTTGTACAACAGGGTGAAACTTTTGCTAATAACCTTTCTAGTTTAGCACAGAATTTACAAGAATTACGCCATACAGCAGATAAAGAAATTTATAATAGCGTAAATAGTATTAATAATATATTAAAAGAGTTGGCTCACTGTAATGATGCTTTAAATAATTTAAATAATATAGGTGCTGACAATACCAGCATTCTAGAACAGAGAGATACGTTACTTAGAAATCTAGCAGAACATTTAGATATTTATACCTATTACAATAAGTCTGGAGCGGTAGCCGTAAATGCGGCAGAAGGTAAAGCTCTTTTAGATATTTCTTCTTATAGCCTTAATTATAGCCCCACTATTGCAAAGGAAGCTTTTATAAATAATAATATCATGAGCCCTGTGACCATAACCGCAACTGACTCTAACGGTAATAGACAGAAAAACTCAGAACCAGTAATTTTAGTGTCAAGCGGTTATGGTGAATTAGGTGGTCAAGCTAGTACTGTTGAAACTAGTATTAAATCTGGTAAAATAAAATCCTTATTAGAAATGCGTGACACTATAATACCAAAATTCTTGGATGAATTAGATAATCTAGCTTATGTTTTTGCTCAAGAATATAATAAAATCCATAATGATGGTAGCAGTTTTAAAGCAGCTAAAGAACTTACAGGCACAAGACCCCTCACATTAAATGAAACCCATAAATGGGATGGAGAGGTGATGATAGGCTTAGTCAATAATGAAGGCCTACCTTTAGAAAAAGCTGATACTACACCTCTAAAACCACTTACCCTTAATTTATCTCATATAAGAAGTGATACAATAGATGGAGAAATTTCTTCTAAAACTATCATCGAAGAAATTAACCAATATTTTTACCACAAACAGATCAATAATCGATTAGAATTAGGTAATTTGGATGATATAAAAATGGTTGCCTATAATAACCTTAGTACAACTCCTAATGGTCAGTTTACATTTGATTTTGAATTAGACAACAACAGCCAACTTGACTCTAGTTTTAAAGTGTTAGCAGTTACAGTAACTGATCCTGGATGTGCAGGACTTACAAGCACTTTACCAGGATATTCTTTAATAAATGCAGGGGATATAAAACGTACTTCTCATCCAATTACAGTAGATTTTGCTGGAGGCGCAGGAGGACCTTATACTATAAATGTAGCACTGGAAGTACAAGATGCAAATGGAAACTCTTCGGTGGCAAATGTAAGCTTTATTATAGATGATACTCCAGCAAACCCTGATATTGAAAACTCTAGATACGTTGCAAGTAATGTTTTATCTGGTTCTGCTCAAATTATACCAGCCGGCACCACACAAGGTTTTGCTTATGCAACTTTAGTAGATAGTGAAGGTAATGAAATTACAGATAATAACATGCCTGGTTTTTTACAAATTAAAACCCTGGGTGCTGGATACCACTTATCTATTAGTGAATTAACAAGCCAAGAATTAGGTATAATCCAAGGCACTCGTACTAATTTCGCAAGTAATAAGGGTTTTTCTGGTTTCTTTGAACTTAATGATTTTTTTATACGTAACCCAGAAATGAATAAAAATAATAACCACTCTGCTGTTCATAACAGCGCTATTAATCTTGCTATTCGTAAGGATATTATTAAGACTCCAGATTTATTATCTGTGGGCAGATTAATACCAACTCCTGCTAGAATGGAAACACAACTTCAAGGTTATGAAAAAGCAGAAGCAACTTTAATTTTTAATGGTAACCCTGCTATTAATGATACTATCACAATTAATGGACAAACTTTTACCTTTGATACCATAAGCTCAAATAACACTATTGAAGTAGGAGCCACTTTAGCTGATACTTTAAATAATATCACTCAAATATTAAATGCTGAAAATATTTATACTGCAGGTACTGTAAATAATGCTGTTTATGAACAAGAGGGAAACAATACATTACGTATTACTTTTAAATCAGCTGGAGAAATTGGCAATAGCTTCATGATTTCAGCAAATTTTGCTACAATTACAGCCAGTCTTAATAATGAAACATCTAGTAACATGCCTATTGGTACTTTACTAGGAGGTAGTAATATCAACCAAGTAGTAGAGGTTATACCTTGGACCTATCAATTAAGTGTAAGTACTAACCAAACTATAGCAGAGTTATCAGAGTTAAAAAATAATCGTATAAATTTTTTACCAGCTGGTAACTTAACTAGTACCACAGTAAATTTTAGTACATATATTGAAAATATTATTACTGTGAATTCGAGCTATGCTGCAAAGAATACAAATAATCTAAAAAATGAAGAAATATCTTATAAAGGTTATTTAAATAAGCTTTTATCAGGTAGTGGTGTAAACTTAGATGAACAACTAGCAGATACTATAAAACAGGTAAAAGTTTATAATGCCTCATCAATGATGATTAAGCTATCACAGGAGCTGGATAGTTATTTACTTAATCTTCTTAGATAA
- a CDS encoding Rod binding protein has product MDTTINYNYIPNETNKRILEHTNKLHTANQNNKIEQVAKEFEMVFLAALIKPVVEQAKDPFLGDSSAGKIYQDLLVDKYSEIIAESTPLGIKEKVEDLLKLQEAYTHE; this is encoded by the coding sequence ATGGATACAACTATAAATTATAACTATATTCCTAATGAAACAAATAAGCGCATATTAGAGCATACTAATAAGCTACATACCGCTAATCAAAATAATAAAATAGAACAAGTCGCTAAAGAGTTTGAAATGGTGTTTTTAGCAGCGTTAATTAAACCTGTTGTTGAACAAGCAAAAGATCCTTTTCTTGGAGATAGTAGTGCAGGTAAAATATACCAAGATTTATTAGTTGATAAATATAGTGAAATAATCGCTGAATCTACTCCTTTAGGCATTAAAGAAAAAGTAGAAGATCTTCTTAAGTTACAGGAGGCATACACCCATGAATAA